In a single window of the Tellurirhabdus bombi genome:
- a CDS encoding helix-turn-helix domain-containing protein, with product MRCLQLNPDEIQQLRQIIQSPGVNQNLALRCRCVLLHSHGLTVTELMELFQVNRRTVYNWLNRFKQGGLDQLVDKPGRGKKQSLIPETILQGLNHRSQEVGLKQAYREISLHQPLSVSVDTIRRRLQSGLQK from the coding sequence ATGCGTTGCCTACAATTAAATCCTGATGAAATTCAGCAGTTGAGACAAATCATTCAGTCGCCAGGTGTTAACCAGAACTTAGCTCTTCGTTGCCGATGTGTTTTGTTGCACTCCCATGGCCTGACGGTTACAGAATTAATGGAGCTTTTTCAGGTAAATCGGCGGACGGTTTATAATTGGTTGAACCGATTCAAACAGGGTGGTCTGGACCAACTGGTTGATAAGCCGGGGCGGGGCAAAAAACAGAGCCTGATTCCTGAAACCATTCTTCAAGGCTTGAACCATCGTTCGCAGGAGGTAGGGCTTAAACAGGCCTACCGTGAAATTAGCCTGCACCAGCCGCTTTCGGTCAGCGTTGACACCATTCGGCGGCGCCTTCAGTCGGGTTTGCAAAAGTGA